One window from the genome of Nicotiana tomentosiformis chromosome 5, ASM39032v3, whole genome shotgun sequence encodes:
- the LOC104113685 gene encoding 2,3-bisphosphoglycerate-dependent phosphoglycerate mutase 1-like isoform X2: MWNEKNLFTGCVDVPLTNKGVEEAIEAGKRIRHLPIDVVYISALIRSQMTAMLALTEHHCKKVPIIIHNETEQAKLWSQIYSEGTEMQSVPVIKAWQLNERMYGELQGYNKQETAERCGKEQVYKWRRSYDAQPPNGESLEMCLRRAVTYFKEQVEPQLSGGKNVMVVAHANSLRSILMYLDKLTAEEVIHLELSTGVPMLYIYKGNQFIRKGSPLGSMEAGVYAYTESLALYKQNLLDEVLDEVSL, translated from the exons ATGTGGAATGAGAAGAACCTATTCACTGGTTGTGTAGATGTGCCACTCACCAATAAAGGAGTAGAAGAAGCAATAGAAGCCGGTAAGAGAATCAGACACCTACCCATTGATGTCGTCTACATCTCTGCGTTGATTCGTTCTCAGATGACGGCTATGCTTGCTCTAACAGAGCATCACTGCAAGAAG GTGCCCATTATTATACACAATGAGACTGAACAAGCCAAATTATGGAGTCAAATTTATAGTGAAGGCACTGAGATGCAATCTGTTCCTGTTATTAAAGCATGGCAACTGAATGAAAGAAT GTACGGGGAACTTCAAGGGTATAATAAGCAGGAAACAGCTGAAAGATGCGGGAAAGAGCAAGTCTATAAATGGCGCCGAAGCTATGATGCTCAGCCACCCAACGGTGAGAGCTTGGAAATGTGCCTGCGAAGAGCTGTTACCTATTTCAAAGAGCAA GTTGAACCCCAACTTTCCGGTGGAAAGAATGTAATGGTAGTAGCTCATGCAAATTCATTGAGGTCCATCCTAATGTATCTTGATAAGTTGACTGCTGAGGAG GTCATCCACTTAGAACTCTCAACTGGAGTGCCAATGCTTTACATATACAAAGGGAATCAATTCATCAGGAAGGGAAGTCCCTTGGGATCTATGGAGGCTGGAGTTTATGCTTATACAGAG
- the LOC104113685 gene encoding 2,3-bisphosphoglycerate-dependent phosphoglycerate mutase 1-like isoform X1 — protein MVAAAYHQAIHFISCSTCVSNERFRNFLVTSSFGGLKMKPVLIKESCNLRQSVKCKGHSPNSSLCAIKPIFSSLSSIKDSQRSVPESYLILIRHGESMWNEKNLFTGCVDVPLTNKGVEEAIEAGKRIRHLPIDVVYISALIRSQMTAMLALTEHHCKKVPIIIHNETEQAKLWSQIYSEGTEMQSVPVIKAWQLNERMYGELQGYNKQETAERCGKEQVYKWRRSYDAQPPNGESLEMCLRRAVTYFKEQVEPQLSGGKNVMVVAHANSLRSILMYLDKLTAEEVIHLELSTGVPMLYIYKGNQFIRKGSPLGSMEAGVYAYTESLALYKQNLLDEVLDEVSL, from the exons ATGGTTGCTGCTGCTTATCACCAAGCAATACACTTCATAAGTTGCAGCACTTGTGTTTCCAATGAGCGCTTTAGGAACTTCTTGGTCACATCTTCATTTGGGGGTCTTAAAATGAAACCAGTTTTGATAAAAGAAAGTTGCAATTTGAGGCAGTCTGTAAAATGCAAAGGGCATTCACCAAATTCATCTTTATGTGCTATTAAGCCAATTTTCTCCTCATTGTCAAGTATCAAAGATTCACAGAGATCAGTAC CTGAATCATATTTGATCTTAATACGGCATGGAGAATCGATGTGGAATGAGAAGAACCTATTCACTGGTTGTGTAGATGTGCCACTCACCAATAAAGGAGTAGAAGAAGCAATAGAAGCCGGTAAGAGAATCAGACACCTACCCATTGATGTCGTCTACATCTCTGCGTTGATTCGTTCTCAGATGACGGCTATGCTTGCTCTAACAGAGCATCACTGCAAGAAG GTGCCCATTATTATACACAATGAGACTGAACAAGCCAAATTATGGAGTCAAATTTATAGTGAAGGCACTGAGATGCAATCTGTTCCTGTTATTAAAGCATGGCAACTGAATGAAAGAAT GTACGGGGAACTTCAAGGGTATAATAAGCAGGAAACAGCTGAAAGATGCGGGAAAGAGCAAGTCTATAAATGGCGCCGAAGCTATGATGCTCAGCCACCCAACGGTGAGAGCTTGGAAATGTGCCTGCGAAGAGCTGTTACCTATTTCAAAGAGCAA GTTGAACCCCAACTTTCCGGTGGAAAGAATGTAATGGTAGTAGCTCATGCAAATTCATTGAGGTCCATCCTAATGTATCTTGATAAGTTGACTGCTGAGGAG GTCATCCACTTAGAACTCTCAACTGGAGTGCCAATGCTTTACATATACAAAGGGAATCAATTCATCAGGAAGGGAAGTCCCTTGGGATCTATGGAGGCTGGAGTTTATGCTTATACAGAG
- the LOC104113684 gene encoding pollen-specific protein C13-like — MARLVAFVALCLLFASLAAATSPFLVKGKCYCDTCRCGFETEATKYLAGSKVKIECRHRVTNEITYTIDGVTNSQGEYNILVNRDCGDDVCDVVLVESSDKRCGKPNGGRDRARVILTRNNGMSSDVRYANNMGFLSDEPLKSCTQILQQYQLTEDQY, encoded by the exons ATGGCAAGATTAGTTGCATTCGTTGCTCTTTGTTTACTCTTTGCTTCTTTGGCAGCTGCCACTTCCCCTTTCCTTGTTAAGGGTAAATGTTATTGTGACACTTGCCGCTGTGGCTTTGAGACCGAAGCTACCAAGTATCTCGCTG GATCCAAGGTTAAAATTGAGTGCAGACACAGGGTGACCAACGAAATCACATACACAATTGATGGTGTGACCAACTCACAGGGTGAATACAACATCTTGGTAAACCGTGACTGTGGAGACGATGTTTGCGATGTTGTGCTCGTCGAGAGCTCTGATAAAAGATGTGGCAAACCCAATGGTGGCCGTGACCGTGCCCGTGTCATCCTTACCCGCAACAATGGCATGTCCTCTGATGTCCGTTACGCCAACAACATGGGTTTCCTCTCTGATGAGCCTCTTAAATCCTGCACTCAGATCCTCCAGCAATACCAATTGACCGAGGACCAATATTGA